Proteins from a single region of Chlamydia buteonis:
- a CDS encoding polymorphic outer membrane protein middle domain-containing protein has product MPLSFRSSPFCFLACLCSSGWVAAQTINQTNLTPPLYDIGEAFYLTSNCFIEDVYGAKFPSSFLGSSSNLTIFGKQRSLTFSQCHAPAKESASLISAAYTLTLSNLSKLVLNENISTGKHGLISGKDISITSSKTVTVTNNRTPYTPVFTESEPASTTVNCFCGSAVHTTTSLNITKIRNQITFGSNSGNFGAALLNDTSASCNIENNSAAISFSQNFAACGGGAIYDGTVTFKNNSGPITLSGNTAANGLLSRTPKPPKDIGSGCGGAICAPTKSVSFVDNTGGCDISNNLAQKNGGAIYATTCSFSNNSPTYITKNSAKENGGAICAKVLTINSQGPLVFFNNRAQKGGAIYIDSAVGNSSEPSESTLSLTAKSGDMVFIGNMLDSRPGVHNAIHVEGNSKITALNASGISNLIFHDPITNLGTAGGGRNGTQLNTIIVNAPGYSGSVKFTSENLTISEKLNPANTTSSLFGKVVIQDGQLIVTNNAKLNVLGLTAGTGRLTLGSGASIGLLSPTGSNPTPEDFTISKLGCDVQSYLTPDFSPAKVTTSNSKTITLSGSLDLVSENNAELYDNPLLQGALSIPFATFTSNGGDPTKSDFPGGTLAVPQHYGYQGIWSSSWTVPILAPTPSGGIPSGTNNRTLYVVWRPEPTHRAPYILDPERRGELVSNTLWTSFLATQVFSEALEETFLSQHEGVLVSAKAIGNYIRQPIQKLHEGFKGRYGGYQASIGINYPDEVSIGLAFGQLYGQVKSKPYDTHSTEQISLFAFFGKFLVATENTATNISWEAAYGYAVNHMKTNYLNPITQRTKKSKGRWHNNTYYASVSVEHPFLTWCTLTRKVARDFDFSGFISAEFMGGWQNAFAEKGALPRSFSRGRGHNITLPIGFTSEWHTPFRKAPSTLTLKLAYKPDVYRVNPHNVVTILANNESIPITGAPISRNGFYLQMHDSVELSEHTTGFIDYVFDSKKSYASHRIVTGLQGKF; this is encoded by the coding sequence ATGCCTCTTTCTTTCAGATCTTCTCCTTTTTGCTTTTTGGCTTGCTTATGCAGCTCTGGGTGGGTTGCTGCCCAAACCATAAATCAAACTAATCTTACGCCTCCTTTGTATGATATAGGAGAAGCTTTTTACCTTACTTCTAATTGTTTCATCGAAGATGTCTATGGAGCTAAGTTCCCTTCATCTTTCTTAGGATCGAGTTCGAACCTTACCATATTTGGGAAACAGCGTTCATTAACATTTTCGCAATGTCATGCTCCTGCAAAAGAAAGTGCTTCGTTAATCTCAGCTGCATATACTCTCACCTTATCTAATCTTTCTAAGCTTGTACTTAATGAAAACATCTCTACAGGAAAGCATGGGCTTATTTCAGGAAAAGATATCTCGATTACCTCATCAAAAACGGTAACCGTTACCAATAACAGAACCCCCTATACTCCTGTATTTACTGAATCTGAGCCTGCTTCAACTACAGTAAACTGTTTTTGTGGTTCCGCAGTTCATACAACCACAAGCTTAAATATTACGAAGATTCGTAATCAAATTACCTTTGGCAGCAACTCAGGGAATTTTGGAGCAGCTCTCCTTAATGATACAAGCGCGTCATGCAATATCGAAAATAACTCTGCTGCTATCTCGTTTTCTCAAAACTTTGCTGCTTGCGGCGGTGGAGCTATTTACGACGGAACTGTCACATTTAAGAATAACTCTGGTCCCATTACCTTATCAGGAAACACCGCAGCAAATGGTCTGCTATCTAGAACTCCAAAACCTCCTAAAGACATAGGTTCAGGTTGTGGAGGAGCCATTTGTGCACCAACAAAATCAGTTTCCTTTGTTGATAATACTGGCGGTTGTGACATAAGCAATAACCTTGCTCAAAAAAATGGTGGGGCTATTTACGCAACCACATGTAGCTTTTCAAATAACTCCCCTACATATATCACGAAAAACTCCGCTAAAGAAAATGGTGGAGCCATTTGTGCGAAAGTCCTGACGATAAACTCTCAGGGCCCTTTGGTGTTCTTCAATAACAGAGCACAAAAAGGTGGGGCTATTTATATAGATTCCGCTGTTGGGAATTCCTCTGAGCCTTCAGAGTCTACTTTAAGTTTAACAGCAAAATCTGGGGATATGGTCTTTATCGGCAATATGCTCGATAGCCGTCCAGGAGTACATAACGCCATCCATGTCGAAGGGAATAGTAAGATCACGGCTCTTAATGCTTCCGGAATTTCCAACCTGATCTTTCATGATCCTATCACAAACTTAGGAACTGCAGGAGGAGGTCGTAATGGTACACAATTAAATACCATTATTGTTAATGCGCCCGGTTATTCTGGATCAGTAAAATTTACATCAGAAAATCTGACCATATCGGAGAAGTTAAATCCTGCAAATACGACTTCATCTCTTTTCGGAAAGGTAGTTATCCAAGACGGACAGCTTATTGTAACTAATAACGCTAAGCTCAATGTGCTTGGTTTAACTGCGGGAACAGGAAGATTAACTTTAGGTTCTGGGGCTAGTATTGGGTTACTATCCCCAACAGGGAGCAATCCAACTCCTGAAGACTTTACCATTAGCAAATTAGGGTGCGATGTACAATCCTACCTAACTCCTGACTTTTCTCCGGCTAAGGTAACTACATCAAATAGCAAGACAATCACGTTATCAGGTTCCCTAGATCTAGTCTCTGAAAATAATGCTGAGCTGTATGACAATCCCCTATTACAAGGTGCCTTATCGATTCCTTTTGCCACCTTTACAAGCAATGGCGGGGATCCAACAAAATCTGACTTCCCTGGGGGGACTCTCGCTGTTCCTCAACATTACGGCTATCAAGGAATTTGGTCATCCTCATGGACAGTACCTATACTTGCTCCTACACCTAGTGGCGGCATTCCTTCAGGGACGAATAATCGTACTCTTTATGTTGTGTGGAGACCGGAACCAACGCATCGTGCTCCCTATATTTTAGACCCCGAACGTCGTGGTGAACTTGTATCTAATACGCTGTGGACGTCCTTCCTAGCAACTCAAGTATTTTCAGAAGCTTTAGAAGAAACTTTCCTAAGTCAACACGAAGGTGTTCTTGTTTCTGCTAAGGCTATCGGCAATTATATCCGCCAACCTATACAAAAGTTACACGAAGGCTTCAAAGGGAGGTACGGGGGGTATCAAGCCTCTATCGGAATCAACTATCCTGATGAGGTTTCTATAGGACTCGCTTTTGGTCAACTTTATGGTCAAGTAAAGAGTAAACCTTACGATACGCATAGCACAGAGCAAATAAGTTTATTCGCTTTCTTTGGAAAGTTTCTAGTTGCTACGGAAAATACAGCTACGAATATCTCCTGGGAAGCTGCATACGGTTACGCAGTAAACCATATGAAAACAAACTATCTAAATCCCATCACCCAAAGAACTAAAAAATCTAAAGGGCGTTGGCATAACAATACCTATTACGCTTCAGTATCTGTAGAACATCCGTTCTTAACCTGGTGCACACTCACGCGTAAGGTCGCTCGTGATTTTGATTTTTCTGGATTTATATCTGCAGAGTTTATGGGTGGTTGGCAAAATGCATTTGCAGAAAAAGGAGCTCTACCACGGAGTTTTTCCAGAGGTCGCGGTCATAACATCACCCTACCCATAGGATTCACTTCAGAATGGCATACACCTTTTAGAAAAGCTCCTTCAACACTTACATTAAAACTCGCTTACAAGCCTGATGTCTATCGTGTGAATCCTCATAACGTAGTCACCATCCTAGCAAACAACGAAAGCATTCCTATAACAGGAGCGCCTATTTCCCGTAACGGATTCTATCTACAGATGCATGACAGTGTAGAACTTTCCGAACATACAACAGGATTCATAGACTATGTCTTTGATTCAAAAAAATCCTACGCAAGCCATCGTATCGTAACAGGTTTGCAAGGAAAATTCTAA
- a CDS encoding polymorphic outer membrane protein middle domain-containing protein — MKASFRKFLVSTTLTLPCSFQAFSLEIVVPSGTYDGYLRDTFPYTITSNPEGTTAILSGDLNILNIDNSMAATPSSCFFNSAGSMTIVGKGHDLTFTDLRTSVNGAALSSIPSQNPESLSYTITGIKTFSCSNCAALIARSDTSTILSPKGGAVYSKAPIFFKDIQNAIFKNNRAGDNGGALWGQVVDINNVTKSLQFLSNVGANGGAVGASTSLNVTRCPSILFRSNSAENLGGAIHSVNPPTPPPPPPPGNGAINTVVNFSDNGSVQFDANNAKSGGAIYSKGNINFSNNLQLIMQNNSASPEIGESFALLGQGGAIYCVKATAPIMKTFKAGAAPTDFTGLTISNQHDIFFANNCAENEGGAIYGEKVSITSSGKTVFTNNTAKDGGAIYIAADGELSLSADYGDMTFYDNLKNNNGSTERNAITLGKGASIKLLAASGDHKLCFYDPIVTTIPEQAPNGDNTLTINPDRGKSAPFTNYIGTVLFSGAQANSTENASNASTIYQKVILGGGKLVLADKASLSVVSFEQQSDSILLMDAGTVLSTTNNSHATPDKKAAVVMATAEIPRAISTLANQPNTDGSISITDLHINLGSLTQAGEGAKIDVKGTNGTITLSGYISLDDVFGNAYENHDLFNQNTVTLPVLSLSTAGESKITNSSFQLTPRGDADPQYGYQGSWKLNWEDGANGDANKKKVLKATWTKTGFVPSPERQASLVPNSLWGAFIDLRSMNALATASCDGFGYGKGLWVAGISNVFHHDRNCVSHGFRRISGGYVIGANSQTLSDSVFGVAFSQVFGKSKDYVVSTTKSQALVGSAYLSIKRPLSNTIFTTFAARINYSHTNEDMKTRYTFVPEESGNWDNNCWLGEVGGSLPIVLTTTKLHLNQFVPFVNVQIGYAEHGSFREKLAEARSFCSSRLINLAIPCGFKIDRRSHSYPDFYSLAVSYVPDVWRRNPGCTTLLLANGARWKTPATNLDRQGLLIEGSTHTAVNNNIEIFSHGSCELRKSSRNYNINIGSKFRF; from the coding sequence ATGAAAGCGTCTTTCCGTAAGTTCTTAGTTTCTACAACGCTGACTCTTCCTTGTTCATTCCAAGCATTTTCTTTGGAAATTGTAGTTCCTAGCGGAACTTATGATGGCTATCTTAGAGACACGTTTCCCTACACGATTACGTCAAATCCAGAAGGAACAACAGCGATCCTGTCAGGGGACCTAAATATTTTAAATATTGACAACTCCATGGCAGCAACACCCTCAAGTTGCTTTTTCAATTCCGCTGGATCCATGACCATTGTCGGGAAAGGCCATGATTTAACTTTTACTGATCTTCGCACATCCGTAAACGGTGCTGCTTTAAGCTCTATTCCTTCGCAAAATCCTGAATCGCTCTCCTATACTATCACAGGGATCAAGACCTTCTCTTGCTCTAACTGTGCAGCATTAATAGCTCGTTCCGATACAAGTACTATACTTTCCCCTAAAGGAGGTGCGGTATATTCTAAGGCGCCTATATTCTTCAAAGACATCCAAAACGCAATATTTAAGAATAACCGCGCAGGAGATAATGGCGGAGCTTTATGGGGACAAGTGGTTGACATTAACAATGTAACAAAATCACTACAGTTTCTTAGTAACGTCGGTGCTAACGGAGGTGCTGTAGGAGCTTCCACAAGTCTGAATGTTACGCGTTGCCCATCAATTCTTTTTAGATCCAACTCCGCAGAAAATCTCGGTGGCGCTATCCACTCCGTGAATCCACCAACTCCGCCACCCCCACCGCCTCCTGGAAATGGGGCTATAAACACTGTTGTCAACTTTTCAGACAACGGCTCTGTACAATTCGATGCTAATAACGCTAAATCTGGCGGAGCTATTTACTCTAAAGGGAATATCAACTTCTCCAACAACTTACAATTGATTATGCAGAACAATTCTGCATCTCCTGAAATCGGGGAGAGTTTTGCATTATTAGGACAAGGAGGAGCAATTTATTGTGTCAAGGCAACTGCACCGATAATGAAAACATTTAAAGCTGGAGCAGCTCCCACCGACTTCACAGGGTTAACTATATCGAACCAACATGATATCTTCTTTGCTAATAACTGCGCGGAAAATGAAGGCGGGGCTATTTATGGAGAAAAAGTTAGCATTACTTCTTCAGGGAAAACGGTGTTTACCAACAATACCGCAAAAGATGGTGGAGCTATCTATATTGCTGCTGACGGAGAGCTCAGCCTATCCGCTGACTACGGCGATATGACTTTCTACGACAACCTAAAAAACAATAATGGATCTACCGAAAGAAATGCCATTACTCTAGGTAAAGGAGCTAGCATTAAATTGCTTGCTGCTTCTGGAGATCATAAACTCTGTTTCTATGATCCTATTGTAACTACTATTCCTGAACAAGCTCCCAACGGTGATAATACTCTAACTATTAACCCGGATAGAGGAAAGTCTGCTCCCTTTACTAATTATATTGGAACAGTTCTCTTTTCTGGAGCTCAAGCAAACTCCACAGAAAATGCTTCCAACGCATCAACTATTTATCAAAAAGTCATTCTAGGTGGTGGGAAACTCGTCTTAGCAGATAAGGCTAGCCTATCTGTGGTTTCCTTTGAGCAACAATCTGATTCTATCCTCCTCATGGATGCTGGGACCGTATTGTCAACTACCAATAACTCCCATGCCACTCCTGATAAAAAAGCTGCCGTTGTTATGGCTACTGCTGAGATTCCCAGAGCTATCTCTACTCTAGCCAATCAACCCAATACTGACGGATCGATCTCAATAACGGATCTGCATATCAATCTTGGTTCGCTGACACAAGCTGGAGAAGGAGCTAAAATCGATGTAAAAGGTACGAATGGCACCATTACTCTAAGCGGATATATTTCTTTAGACGATGTTTTTGGGAACGCTTATGAAAATCATGATTTATTTAATCAAAACACTGTCACGCTTCCAGTCCTTTCTCTATCCACAGCAGGTGAAAGTAAAATAACGAACAGCTCTTTCCAACTTACCCCAAGAGGGGATGCAGATCCTCAATATGGGTACCAAGGCTCGTGGAAACTTAATTGGGAAGACGGGGCAAATGGAGATGCCAATAAAAAGAAAGTATTAAAAGCCACTTGGACAAAAACAGGATTTGTCCCTTCCCCTGAACGTCAAGCTTCTTTAGTTCCTAATAGCTTATGGGGAGCCTTCATCGATCTACGTTCTATGAATGCGCTAGCTACAGCAAGCTGTGATGGCTTTGGCTATGGTAAAGGATTATGGGTAGCGGGAATTTCTAACGTTTTCCACCACGATCGTAATTGTGTATCTCATGGGTTCCGCCGTATTAGTGGTGGCTACGTCATTGGAGCAAACTCACAAACATTATCAGATTCTGTATTTGGAGTAGCTTTTTCTCAGGTATTCGGAAAGTCTAAAGACTACGTGGTCTCCACAACAAAATCGCAAGCCCTAGTAGGTAGTGCTTACCTCTCTATAAAACGCCCATTAAGCAACACGATCTTCACAACGTTCGCTGCAAGAATCAACTACAGCCATACTAATGAAGATATGAAAACACGCTATACCTTCGTTCCTGAAGAAAGCGGTAATTGGGATAACAATTGCTGGTTAGGAGAAGTAGGTGGGAGCTTGCCTATTGTTTTGACAACCACTAAATTACATCTAAATCAATTCGTTCCTTTTGTGAACGTTCAGATTGGTTACGCGGAACATGGATCCTTCAGAGAAAAACTAGCTGAAGCAAGATCTTTCTGTTCTTCTCGTTTAATTAACCTAGCGATTCCTTGCGGTTTTAAAATAGATAGACGTTCTCACTCCTACCCGGACTTCTACAGCTTAGCTGTATCCTATGTCCCCGATGTGTGGAGGAGAAATCCCGGATGTACAACTTTATTACTAGCAAACGGAGCTAGGTGGAAAACCCCTGCGACAAACCTTGATAGACAAGGCCTGTTAATAGAAGGATCTACCCACACAGCTGTAAACAATAATATTGAAATCTTTAGCCATGGTAGTTGCGAACTGCGTAAATCTTCTCGCAACTACAATATAAATATAGGAAGTAAATTTCGATTCTAA
- a CDS encoding autotransporter domain-containing protein gives MCFNTADSAELKTLSSADNFNGTKAAFSIKSSDNDQGTTYILSDDILIQNVAATTPRNSSCFKNTKGDLVFNGNNHSLTFDRITIESEGKMIFHDAETFCILSCFSHLKFLEPTSSRKGKSAIVSKGALMFRSNHTVTFQGCYSSNKGGAICCIPNQGSQRPSSLSFYRNRGITFSNNRSVHGGGAIYAKELIITAMGPTLFIDNIASGNQDSRPGGGAIAIAPQGELGLFAEEGDIIFAGNSTVRGNHIEKNAIHLEAAAFISHIGAKAGRSVQFYDAITSTSSSPVPLLINQIPGGDIHHGTVVLASTNCHYSCSSLEAVHMSRILQDVILAGGTLNLSSGVILGVLNFVQRPNTTLILDHSTMMRIQENAEFLNITIPLKLTELNPRPENSKIKYDSLSTREPAQVFLLSRDKQLSLSGSINIDVQDMDFYENRELAKSLIIPLITIDAQELENSHIEVDHLNVPTEPYGYQGSWNLEWVETPSKQLNPRTVSNAIKLGQLVWTPNGYRPRLIDCQGNSLVPNSLWNAFVDIRGIHNLMDTVSDGSLYRNGLWVSEISRYFHKDHHKDNRGFRHTSGGYALGLSQQTPTKDIFSIGFFQMFGVSKDASLAKNHENILAGSVYLQHSIPIKPILNWSLGNFFVRPEFVSKVSSDLPLILTAQATYSHSKNTLTINRKSSETAHGYWNTHCVGAEFGSSLSFEFHEEHNLFQHILPFMHLQAIYAYQRKFQEEGVKKHTITSSTLANLSLPIGIRLEGHASHYPVFYTASAAFISDLYRKNPYATITATYDPFATWKTSGTNLSRQALSAQLSVHCAILDNISLFSKFCTELRKSSQYYSGDIGSQFLF, from the coding sequence CTGTGTTTTAACACAGCAGACTCTGCTGAGTTAAAAACACTCTCCTCTGCTGATAACTTTAACGGCACAAAAGCGGCTTTCTCTATTAAATCTTCTGACAACGATCAAGGTACCACGTATATCTTATCCGATGACATTTTAATACAAAACGTGGCTGCTACCACACCACGCAATTCTAGCTGTTTTAAAAACACCAAAGGAGACCTAGTCTTTAACGGGAATAACCACAGTCTGACCTTCGATAGAATTACTATAGAAAGCGAGGGGAAAATGATTTTTCATGATGCGGAAACCTTCTGTATACTTTCGTGCTTTTCTCATCTTAAGTTTTTGGAACCGACAAGCTCAAGAAAAGGGAAAAGTGCCATTGTCTCTAAAGGAGCTCTCATGTTTCGATCCAATCATACGGTTACCTTTCAAGGATGTTACTCATCGAATAAAGGCGGGGCTATTTGCTGCATCCCGAATCAAGGTTCACAACGCCCTTCTTCTCTAAGCTTTTATAGAAATCGGGGAATAACATTCTCCAATAATAGGTCAGTACATGGTGGTGGGGCCATCTATGCTAAAGAGTTGATTATAACAGCTATGGGGCCTACCCTATTCATCGATAACATAGCTTCTGGAAATCAAGACTCACGTCCTGGTGGTGGGGCTATTGCTATTGCTCCCCAAGGAGAGTTAGGGCTGTTTGCTGAAGAAGGTGATATTATCTTCGCCGGGAATAGTACAGTAAGAGGAAATCATATCGAAAAAAATGCTATCCATTTAGAAGCTGCCGCCTTCATAAGCCATATAGGCGCGAAAGCAGGTAGATCCGTGCAATTTTATGATGCTATTACTTCAACATCTTCATCCCCTGTACCCCTGCTTATCAATCAAATCCCGGGTGGTGATATACATCACGGCACAGTAGTGCTCGCTTCGACAAATTGTCATTATTCCTGTTCTAGTCTAGAAGCTGTACACATGAGCAGAATCTTACAAGACGTTATATTAGCAGGAGGCACTCTCAATTTAAGCAGCGGTGTGATTCTTGGAGTTTTAAACTTTGTCCAGCGGCCTAATACAACACTGATTCTAGATCATAGCACTATGATGAGAATACAGGAAAACGCTGAATTCTTAAACATTACCATACCGTTAAAACTCACTGAGCTAAACCCTCGACCAGAGAATTCAAAAATAAAATACGACTCATTATCCACTCGAGAACCCGCACAAGTGTTTCTTTTGTCAAGAGATAAACAGCTATCTTTATCAGGCTCTATCAATATCGATGTTCAAGATATGGATTTTTATGAAAATAGAGAATTAGCCAAGTCTCTTATAATTCCTCTAATTACAATCGACGCTCAAGAATTAGAAAATTCACACATCGAAGTGGATCATCTTAATGTTCCAACCGAACCTTACGGATATCAAGGATCTTGGAATCTTGAATGGGTAGAAACCCCGTCAAAACAGTTAAATCCTCGTACAGTATCAAATGCAATAAAATTAGGACAACTTGTATGGACGCCAAACGGCTACCGTCCTCGCCTCATAGATTGTCAAGGAAACTCCCTAGTTCCCAACAGCCTATGGAACGCCTTTGTAGATATCCGTGGAATCCATAATCTTATGGACACTGTCTCCGACGGCAGCTTATACCGTAATGGACTTTGGGTATCAGAAATTTCTCGCTACTTCCATAAGGACCATCATAAAGACAACCGAGGATTTCGCCATACTAGTGGTGGCTATGCTTTAGGGCTCTCACAACAAACCCCGACCAAAGATATCTTCTCGATAGGATTCTTCCAAATGTTTGGGGTTTCTAAAGATGCATCCCTAGCAAAAAACCATGAAAATATTCTTGCAGGATCTGTTTATCTCCAACATAGCATACCTATAAAACCTATTTTAAATTGGTCTTTAGGGAACTTTTTTGTTCGTCCTGAGTTTGTATCTAAAGTTTCTTCAGATCTCCCTCTAATTTTGACTGCCCAAGCAACTTATAGTCATAGTAAAAATACTCTCACAATCAATCGTAAATCCTCAGAAACTGCCCATGGGTATTGGAATACTCATTGTGTAGGTGCAGAATTTGGGTCATCTTTGTCCTTTGAATTCCATGAAGAACATAATCTGTTCCAACATATACTTCCCTTTATGCATCTTCAGGCAATCTATGCCTACCAAAGAAAATTCCAAGAAGAAGGAGTGAAAAAACATACAATTACCAGTAGCACATTAGCGAATCTATCTTTACCTATCGGTATTCGTTTAGAAGGTCATGCCTCTCATTACCCTGTTTTCTATACAGCTTCCGCAGCGTTTATCTCGGATCTATATCGCAAAAATCCTTATGCCACAATTACAGCTACCTATGACCCCTTCGCTACATGGAAAACCTCAGGAACAAATCTCTCACGACAAGCTTTATCAGCACAACTTTCTGTACATTGTGCTATTTTAGATAACATCTCCCTATTTTCAAAATTCTGCACAGAATTACGCAAATCATCGCAATACTATTCAGGAGATATCGGTAGCCAATTTCTATTTTGA